A genomic window from Gemmatimonadaceae bacterium includes:
- a CDS encoding isoprenyl transferase yields MTAPELLAKIRLHGVVPRHVAIIMDGNGRWARERMLPRPVGHRNGMKAVREVVEGAIEVGLEALSLFAFSQENWQRPEGEVTALMSLLEEYIQKEADELHAQGVKVQMLGDLTRLAPAAKAAVDRVVAQTAHNGKLTLNLFISYGSRAELVRATQMIAEDVAAGRLAPSQVDEAAIAERLYTNGCPDPDLLIRTSGERRISNFLLWQVAYAELFISPVLWPDWSRTNLYEAILDFQQRDRRFGKVAV; encoded by the coding sequence ATGACCGCTCCCGAGCTGCTCGCGAAGATCCGCCTGCACGGCGTGGTGCCGCGGCACGTGGCCATCATTATGGATGGCAACGGACGCTGGGCACGGGAGCGTATGCTGCCGCGCCCCGTCGGCCACCGCAACGGGATGAAGGCCGTGCGCGAAGTGGTCGAGGGCGCGATCGAAGTCGGCCTCGAGGCGCTGTCGCTGTTCGCCTTCTCGCAGGAGAACTGGCAGCGGCCGGAAGGCGAAGTCACGGCGCTGATGTCGCTGCTCGAGGAGTACATCCAGAAGGAAGCGGACGAACTGCACGCCCAGGGCGTGAAGGTGCAGATGCTCGGCGACCTCACGCGCCTCGCGCCGGCGGCCAAGGCCGCGGTGGACCGCGTCGTCGCGCAGACGGCGCACAACGGCAAGTTGACGCTCAACCTGTTCATCTCGTACGGCTCGCGGGCGGAGCTCGTGCGCGCCACCCAGATGATCGCCGAGGACGTCGCGGCCGGGCGGCTGGCGCCGTCGCAGGTGGACGAAGCCGCGATCGCCGAGCGGCTCTACACCAATGGCTGCCCCGATCCCGACCTGCTGATCCGGACCTCGGGCGAACGGCGCATCAGCAACTTCCTGCTCTGGCAGGTGGCGTACGCGGAGCTGTTCATCTCGCCCGTGCTCTGGCCGGACTGGTCACGCACCAACCTGTACGAAGCCATCCTCGACTTCCAGCAACGCGACCGCCGGTTCGGAAAGGTCGCCGTCTGA
- the frr gene encoding ribosome recycling factor, with product MIQNILKDCRAAMDKGVDAAKREFASVRSGKASPAMLDTVKVEMYGQLMAMNQCANVSAPEPRLLLVTPFDKGQVKAVEKAIRESNLGLDPAVQGHQIRVPLPAMNEQRRKELAKQLHKYAEDGRIAVRHARTAARDALKKLSGVSEDDVKHAEKDLQKLHDEEIVKIDAALKAKEAEIMEV from the coding sequence ATGATCCAGAACATCCTGAAGGACTGCCGCGCGGCGATGGACAAGGGCGTCGATGCCGCCAAGCGCGAGTTCGCCTCGGTGCGCTCGGGCAAGGCCTCGCCGGCGATGCTCGACACGGTGAAGGTCGAGATGTACGGCCAGCTGATGGCGATGAACCAGTGCGCCAACGTCTCGGCGCCGGAGCCCCGCCTGCTGCTGGTGACGCCCTTCGACAAAGGCCAGGTGAAGGCGGTGGAGAAGGCGATCCGCGAGTCGAATCTCGGTCTCGACCCGGCGGTGCAGGGCCATCAGATCCGCGTGCCGCTGCCGGCGATGAACGAGCAGCGTCGCAAGGAACTGGCCAAGCAACTGCACAAGTACGCCGAGGACGGCCGCATCGCGGTGCGTCACGCGCGCACGGCGGCCCGCGACGCGCTCAAGAAGCTCAGCGGCGTGTCCGAGGACGACGTGAAGCACGCCGAGAAGGACCTGCAGAAGTTGCACGACGAGGAGATCGTGAAGATCGACGCGGCCCTGAAGGCGAAGGAAGCCGAGATTATGGAGGTCTGA
- the dxr gene encoding 1-deoxy-D-xylulose-5-phosphate reductoisomerase — MTPTAPVGIALLGATGSIGETTQRVVARHPERFRFAAMTANGNVDALQQAVAQWSPAYAGVVDAKAREVPAGWGRGPECLVEAAQHPEAAIVLNAVVGAAGLDATLAALGAGKRVALANKETLVIGGALVQSAAKAHGGSVIPVDSEHSALLQCLAGRVGTSGDGLLPVQGIRRFVITASGGPFRTWDAARIREASISEALNHPTWAMGKKITIDSASLANKALEVIEAHVLFGVPYEKIEVVVHPQSIVHSMVEFEDGSVLAQMGVPSMELPVLYALSYPERLEDAGVPRFDPVAQSPLTFEPVRHEVFPTLGLGVAAGKQGGAAPAVFNAANEAAVARVLEGSLKFARIPVAIERALAQLAGAAGVDRDSLLAADAAARRIVQEMA; from the coding sequence ATGACTCCCACGGCGCCCGTCGGCATCGCGCTGCTCGGGGCCACGGGCAGCATCGGCGAGACGACGCAGCGAGTGGTGGCGCGGCATCCGGAGCGGTTTCGCTTCGCGGCGATGACGGCCAATGGCAACGTCGACGCGCTGCAGCAGGCCGTCGCGCAGTGGTCGCCCGCCTATGCCGGCGTCGTGGACGCGAAGGCGCGCGAAGTGCCAGCCGGCTGGGGCCGCGGGCCCGAGTGCCTCGTCGAGGCGGCGCAACATCCCGAGGCCGCAATCGTGCTCAATGCCGTGGTCGGCGCCGCCGGGCTCGACGCCACGCTGGCGGCGCTAGGCGCGGGAAAGCGCGTCGCCCTGGCCAACAAGGAAACGCTGGTGATCGGCGGCGCGCTGGTGCAGAGTGCCGCCAAGGCGCACGGCGGCAGCGTCATCCCCGTGGACTCCGAGCACTCGGCGTTGTTGCAGTGCCTCGCGGGGCGCGTGGGAACCAGCGGTGACGGCTTGCTGCCGGTGCAGGGCATCCGGCGCTTCGTCATCACGGCCAGCGGCGGCCCCTTCCGCACCTGGGACGCCGCGCGCATCCGCGAGGCCAGCATCAGCGAGGCGCTGAACCATCCGACCTGGGCGATGGGCAAGAAGATCACGATCGACTCGGCGTCCCTGGCCAACAAGGCGCTCGAGGTCATCGAGGCGCACGTGCTCTTCGGTGTACCCTACGAGAAGATCGAAGTGGTCGTGCACCCGCAGAGCATCGTCCATTCGATGGTCGAGTTCGAGGACGGGAGCGTGCTGGCGCAGATGGGGGTTCCTTCGATGGAGCTGCCGGTGCTCTATGCGCTGAGCTACCCCGAACGGCTGGAGGATGCGGGGGTACCACGCTTCGACCCGGTGGCGCAGTCGCCGCTGACCTTCGAGCCCGTGCGGCACGAGGTGTTCCCGACGCTCGGGCTGGGCGTCGCGGCGGGCAAGCAGGGTGGGGCAGCACCGGCGGTGTTCAACGCGGCCAACGAGGCTGCGGTGGCGCGGGTGCTGGAAGGGTCGCTCAAGTTCGCACGTATTCCCGTGGCCATCGAGCGTGCCTTGGCGCAGCTCGC
- the pyrH gene encoding UMP kinase, translating into MALKYPRVLLKLSGEALAGDKGFGFDFDTIREFARQVKAITEMGAQVGMVIGGGNIVRGSQISKMGMDRVSADYMGMLGTVINALAFQDVLEREGLDTRVMTAIRMEEIAEPYIRRRAIRHLEKGRAVIFAAGTGNPYFSTDTAAVLRAIQMKADVIIKATSVDGVYNADPKKDPKAEKFDAISYMDVVSKELKVMDHTAITLSKENNLPLIVLNIHTKGVVAAALRGEPVGTLVS; encoded by the coding sequence ATGGCGCTCAAGTATCCCCGAGTCCTGCTCAAGCTCTCCGGCGAGGCCCTCGCCGGAGACAAGGGCTTCGGCTTCGATTTTGACACCATTCGGGAGTTCGCCCGGCAGGTGAAGGCCATCACCGAAATGGGCGCGCAGGTGGGGATGGTGATCGGCGGCGGCAACATCGTCCGTGGGTCGCAGATCTCCAAGATGGGGATGGACCGCGTCTCGGCGGACTATATGGGGATGCTGGGCACGGTCATCAACGCGCTGGCCTTCCAGGACGTGCTCGAGCGCGAAGGCCTCGACACGCGCGTGATGACGGCGATCCGGATGGAAGAGATCGCCGAGCCGTACATCCGGCGCCGCGCCATCCGCCACCTCGAGAAGGGCCGGGCCGTAATCTTCGCGGCCGGCACGGGCAATCCGTACTTCTCCACGGACACGGCAGCGGTGCTCCGCGCCATCCAGATGAAGGCCGACGTCATCATCAAGGCCACCAGCGTGGACGGCGTGTATAACGCTGACCCCAAGAAGGATCCCAAGGCAGAGAAGTTCGATGCGATTTCCTATATGGACGTTGTGAGCAAGGAGCTCAAGGTGATGGACCACACGGCCATCACGCTCAGCAAGGAGAACAACCTCCCGCTCATCGTCCTCAACATCCACACGAAGGGTGTCGTCGCCGCCGCGTTGCGGGGCGAGCCCGTGGGGACCCTCGTCTCATGA
- a CDS encoding phosphatidate cytidylyltransferase: protein MSELAKRIAFAVVAIPVVAASVYFGDAPLAVLLSIASALAAWEYARLAEAAGARPMGKWTIVLAALIPLALHALRLGYRIPGIAWIAMLIPLLLSIALFTRGSAGKPIESVATTLFGVWYTGGMLAFVYALRYHRFAITAVAGSLLVALPVLLTWLNDSGAFFFGKKFGKAKLMPSVSPGKTWAGAWGALGTTIVCTYLISQFVLRPYAGLALTLPGVVLFGAAISVAAQVGDLVESMLKREAGVKDSSTLIPGHGGVLDRTDSLLFTVPIAYVLLEQLLVVAR, encoded by the coding sequence GTGAGCGAGCTCGCCAAGCGCATTGCGTTCGCGGTGGTCGCCATCCCGGTGGTGGCCGCCAGCGTGTACTTCGGGGACGCGCCGCTGGCCGTCCTGCTGTCAATCGCCTCCGCCTTGGCCGCCTGGGAGTATGCGCGGCTCGCCGAGGCGGCTGGCGCGCGGCCGATGGGCAAGTGGACCATCGTCCTCGCGGCGCTGATCCCGCTGGCGCTGCACGCGCTGCGGCTTGGGTATCGGATCCCGGGCATCGCCTGGATCGCGATGCTGATTCCGCTGCTGCTGTCCATCGCGCTGTTCACGCGCGGCAGCGCCGGCAAGCCGATCGAGAGCGTCGCGACCACGCTCTTCGGCGTGTGGTACACCGGCGGGATGCTCGCCTTCGTATATGCGCTGCGCTACCACCGCTTTGCCATCACGGCCGTCGCGGGCTCGCTCCTGGTCGCGCTGCCGGTGCTGCTCACCTGGCTCAATGACAGCGGCGCGTTCTTCTTCGGCAAGAAGTTCGGCAAGGCGAAGCTGATGCCGAGCGTGAGCCCGGGGAAGACCTGGGCTGGTGCCTGGGGAGCCTTGGGCACGACGATCGTCTGCACATACCTGATCTCGCAGTTCGTGCTGCGGCCCTATGCGGGCCTGGCGTTGACGTTGCCGGGCGTGGTGCTCTTCGGCGCCGCGATCAGCGTGGCGGCGCAGGTGGGAGACCTCGTGGAGTCGATGCTCAAGCGCGAGGCCGGCGTGAAGGACAGCTCGACGCTGATTCCCGGCCACGGCGGTGTGCTCGACCGCACGGATTCGCTGCTGTTCACGGTGCCGATCGCCTACGTCTTGCTCGAGCAATTGCTCGTGGTGGCGCGATGA